In Chrysemys picta bellii isolate R12L10 chromosome 3, ASM1138683v2, whole genome shotgun sequence, a single genomic region encodes these proteins:
- the LOC135982577 gene encoding uncharacterized protein LOC135982577 yields MQSSPAVMAMQSGNRKRAPAWTDREVLDLIAVWGDESVLSELRSKRRNAKIYEKISKDMAERGYSRDATQCRVKIKELRQGYQKTKEANGCSGSHPQTSRFYEALHSILGAAATTTPPVTVDSEDGILSTAGSSDMLGDGEDEEGDEEGEAVGRSHNADFPDSQDLFITLTEIPYEASPAITPDTESGEGSATPSATVSQPSLESHSQRLARIRRRKKRTREDMFSELMASSQAQAAQQTQWRENLTRMHQANMDREERWRQEDQQATQTLLGLLREQTDTLRRLVDVLQERRQEDRAPLQSISNRPPPPPSPIPTSPKVQRRRGGRVPANSHSTPAESSSSRRLSFPKI; encoded by the exons atgcagagctctccagcagtgatggccatgcagtctgggaatagaaagagagccccagcatggactgatcgtgaagtcttggatctcatcgctgtgtggggcgatgagtccgtgctttccgagctgcgatccaaaagaaggaatgcaaagatctacgagaagatctctaaagacatggcagagagaggatacagccgggatgcaacgcagtgccgcgtgaaaatcaaggagctgagacaaggctaccagaagaccaaagaggcaaacggatgctccggatcccatccccagacatcccgtttctacgaggcactgcattccatcctcggtgctgccgccaccactaccccaccagtgaccgtggactctgaggatgggatactgtccacggccggttcctcagacatgttaggggacggggaagatgaggaaggagatgaggagggcgaggcagttggcagatctcacaacgctgatttccccgacagccaggatctcttcatcacccttacagagatcccctacgaagcgtccccagccattaccccggacacagaatctggtgaaggatcagcca ccccgtctgcgactgtctcacaacctagcctggaatcacactcccagaggctagcgcggattaggcgtaggaagaagaggacacgggaggacatgttctctgagcttatggcctcttcccaagcccaggcagcacagcagacccagtggcgggagaacttgacccgaatgcaccaagccaacatggatcgggaggagaggtggcggcaggaagaccagcaggcgactcaaacgctgcttggactactgagggagcaaacggacacgctccggcgccttgtggatgttctgcaggaacggaggcaggaggacagagccccgctgcagtccatctctaaccgccctcccccgccaccaagtcccatacccacctcacccaaagtgcaaagaaggagaggcggcagagtccctgctaactctcactccacccctgcagagagctctagtagcagaaggctctcatttcccaaaatttga